In one Juglans regia cultivar Chandler chromosome 11, Walnut 2.0, whole genome shotgun sequence genomic region, the following are encoded:
- the LOC109007207 gene encoding uncharacterized protein LOC109007207 codes for MEEFGSTRFNGIGNPVRKKRTQTSRRPRPESQPLAECHDNSPLSSTPPSDDASKFSSDENASGDTNSRRKEFNLNQCVSSVPSGAGAESENFNEKNKRGGEFNAFYNNEPGRSGFNNRRSSEGVLAPANWKSTSKLKGGFDSESRSVDTFGGRNGESLSSGKAGVVTDGSTNENKVKMVKLRVGGVTRTIQANTTSSAVGGGTSTNSFRSSDAARLRQQQNLQGNSDHNYPLQGIPWKDFPRGGFSLGKDGPLMGKVSGKTTSDKQAEELEPVRKSKRVPKRRVLDGEFDDDEDDEIRYLEKLKTSKFNKGSKEDDEESGKKHRKLSGVSNVQNGGSSRSGKDGKRSRLDRASEETDFEEDSGSDGELEGKKKKQMKESVDSLGDNKREMTLTTRQRALQSSKDAVPGTSFIEFPNGLPPAPPRKQKEKLSELEQQLKKAEAAQRRRMQVEKAARESEAEAIRKILGQESSRKKREDKLKKRNEELAQEKAANAMTLASNTVRLVMRPTGTVVTFSEDMGLPSIFNSKPCSYPPPRENCAGPSCTNPYKYRDSKSKLPLCSLQCYKAIQEKVLTETTC; via the exons ATGGAAGAGTTTGGAAGTACTCGGTTCAATGGTATTGGCAATCCTGTAAGGAAGAAAAGGACTCAAACTTCTCGCCGACCCCGGCCTGAGTCACAGCCACTGGCTGAATGTCATGATAATTCACCCTTGTCCTCAACACCACCTTCAGACGATGCAAGCAAGTTTTCTAGTGATGAGAATGCCAGTGGAGATACTAATTCTAGGAGGAAAGAGTTCAATCTCAATCAATGTGTGTCCAGCGTTCCTTCTGGTGCCGGAGCTGAAAGTGAAAACTTCAATgagaagaataaaagaggtGGAGAATTCAATGCATTTTACAATAATGAGCCTGGCCGAAGTGGATTTAATAACAGACGTAGTAGTGAAGGAGTACTTGCCCCTGCTAACTGGAAAAGCACTAGCAAGTTGAAGGGTGGGTTTGATTCGGAGTCGAGAAGTGTGGATACATTTGGTGGAAGGAATGGTGAAAGTCTGAGTTCAGGGAAGGCAGGAGTCGTAACAGATGGATCTACAAATGAGAATAAGGTTAAAATGGTTAAACTTAGGGTTGGTGGTGTGACACGCACAATTCAAGCCAACACCACTTCTAGTGCAGTAGGGGGTGGGACTTCTACAAATAGTTTTCGATCCTCAGATGCCGCAAGACTGCGGCAGCAGCAGAATCTTCAG GGAAATTCAGATCATAACTATCCCCTCCAAGGAATTCCGTGGAAGGATTTCCCAAGAGGTGGTTTCAGTCTTGGGAAGGACGGGCCTTTGATGGGGAAGGTGTCTGGAAAGACCACATCTGATAAGCAAGCAGAAGAATTAGAACCAGTTCGTAAGAGCAAGCGAGTTCCCAAGAGGCGTGTACTTGACGGggaatttgatgatgatgaggatgatgagaTTCGGTACCTGGAGAAGCTTAAAACTTCAAAGTTTAACAAAGGGtccaaagaagatgatgaagaatcaGGCAAGAAGCATCGGAAACTTTCTGGGGTATCTAATGTGCAAAATGGTGGGTCATCAAGGTCAGGAAAAGATGGTAAGAGGTCCAGATTGGATAGAGCATCTGAGGAAACAGATTTTGAAGAGGATTCAGGGTCGGATGGCGAActtgaaggaaagaaaaagaagcaaatgAAGGAGTCTGTTGATTCCTTAGGGGATAATAAGAGGGAAATGACTCTCACAACACGACAACGGGCCCTTCAGTCAAGCAAAGATGCAGTACCTGGTACAAGCTTTATTGAGTTTCCAAATGGATTGCCACCTGCCCCACCACGAA AGCAAAAGGAGAAACTTTCAGAACTAGAGCAGCAACTAAAGAAAGCCGAGGCTGCTCAGAGACGAAGGATGCAGGTCGAGAAGGCTGCTCGAGAATCTGAG GCCGAGGCTATTAGGAAAATTCTTGGTCAAGAGTCTAGCCGGAAAAAGCGGGAAGATAAATTGAAGAAGCGCAACGAAGAATTGGCACAG GAGAAGGCTGCTAATGCTATGACGCTTGCATCTAACACCGTCAGATTGGTAATGCGCCCTACTGGAACTGTAGTTACCTTCTCCGAGGATATGGGTCTCCCAAGCATATTCAACTCCAAACCTTGCAG TTATCCTCCGCCACGCGAAAACTGTGCGGGACCATCCTGTACTAACCCATACAAGTATCGAGATTCCAAGTCTAAGCTTCCTCTTTGCAGTCTCCAGTGCTACAAGGCAATCCAGGAAAAGGTGCTGACTGAAACTACATGCTAA
- the LOC109007195 gene encoding ATP-dependent Clp protease proteolytic subunit 5, chloroplastic, whose protein sequence is MAHTCVSTASASSLRFNSQIFFPNATSASRSDLLKLSLPTDPFRSRKLRKLVFNEKSLQNSPVKAVYSGEAWPPRSSQLGIWSIRDDLQVPSSPYFPAYAQGQGPPPMVQERFQSVISQLFQHRIIRCGGAVDDDMANIIVAQLLYLDAVDPNKDIVMYVNSPGGSVTAGMAIFDTMRHIRPDVSTVCVGLAASMGAFLLSAGTKGKRYSLPNSRIMIHQPLGGAQGGQTDIDIQANEMLHHKANLNGYLSYHTGQSLEQINQDTDRDFFMSAKEAKEYGLIDGVIMNPLKALQPLATTLETKDESVV, encoded by the exons ATGGCCCACACATGCGTTTCAACAGCCTCCGCCTCCTCTCTCAGATTCAACTCCCAAATCTTCTTCCCTAATGCTACCTCTGCCTCTCGCTCCGACCTTCTGAAGCTCTCTCTCCCCACTGACCCCTTTCGTTCCAG GAAATTAAGGAAGTTAGTTTTTAATGAAAAGAGCCTACAGAATTCTCCTGTGAAGGCTGTGTATTCTGGTGAGGCTTGGCCGCCAAGGAGTTCTCAGCTGGGGATTTGGTCCATAAG GGATGACTTGCAAGTCCCATCATCTCCTTACTTCCCTGCATATGCGCAAGGCCAAGGGCCTCCCCCAATGGTGCAGGAGCGATTCCAGAGTGTTATAAGCCAGCTTTTTCAGCAT AGAATAATTCGTTGTGGTGGAGCTGTTGATGATGACATGGCAAACATAATAGTTGCTCAACTTCTGTATCTTGATGCCGTTGATCCTAACAag GATATTGTCATGTATGTAAATTCTCCTGGAGGATCAGTTACCGCTG GTATGGCAATATTCGACACAATGAGGCATATCCGTCCTGATGTTTCCACTGTTTGTGTTGGACTGGCGGCTAG TATGGGAGCTTTCTTGCTTAGTGCTGGGACTAAAG GAAAAAGGTACAGTTTGCCAAACTCAAGGATAATGATCCATCAGCCTCTTGGTGGAGCTCAAGGTGGGCAAACCGACATAGATATTCAG GCAAACGAAATGCTACATCATAAAGCTAATCTTAATGGGTACCTCTCCTACCACACTGGTCAAAGTCTGGAGCAGATTAATCAGGATACTGACCGCGACTTCTTCATGAGTGCAAAAGAAGCCAAGGAATATGGGCTTATAGATGGTGTCATCATGAATCCTCTCAAAGCTCTCCAGCCACTGGCAACTACATTAGAGACTAAAGACGAGTCTGTTGTGTGA
- the LOC109007208 gene encoding probable WRKY transcription factor 65, whose amino-acid sequence MEIKRKQRAVMDGSLSLNPDKEISKELKPETQETSKRSCRKLVVQKNVVTVKIGANHVGKLKNEGPPSDFWSWRKYGQKPIKGSPYPRGYYRCSTTKGCSAKKQVERCRTDASMLIITYTSSHNHPGPNISDTNLIQPPKEPQNISTTEDDLPEPPKQEQQEEEKLNEPTMTTREKADPGENHFQYIQYSPISSSQDIIANQGEDPFTVHLEKSHETMGLLLDEEPLCYSQLMTFSTAISEENDFFDELEELPTYSSFISFMRSNFSEESIHAVPS is encoded by the exons ATGGAGATCAAGCGGAAGCAACGTGCAGTCATGGATGGTTCTCTCTCACTAAACCCAGACAAGGAGATTTCAAAAGAACTCAAACCAGAAACTCAGGAGACATCCAAAAGAAG TTGCAGAAAGCTGGTTGTTCAGAAGAATGTTGTTACAGTGAAGATTGGAGCAAATCATGTTGGGAAACTAAAGAATGAAGGGCCGCCTTCTGATTTTTGGTCTTGGAGAAAATATGGGCAAAAACCTATTAAAGGATCTCCTTATCCAAG GGGCTATTATAGGTGCAGCACAACAAAGGGTTGTTCAGCCAAAAAACAAGTAGAGAGATGCAGAACAGATGCTTCAATGCTCATCATCACCTACACCTCTAGCCATAACCATCCAGGTCCTAATATCTCTGACACCAACCTGATCCAACCACCAAAAGAACCCCAAAACATTTCCACTACTGAAGATGATCTCCCAGAACCCCCAAAACAGGAACAGcaagaggaagaaaaactaaacGAACCCACTATGACCACAAGAGAAAAGGCCGATCCAGGTGAAAATCATTTCCAATACATACAATATTCCCCCATAAGCAGTTCCCAGGATATAATCGCTAACCAAGGAGAGGACCCTTTCACAGTGCACCTAGAAAAATCCCATGAAACAATGGGTCTCCTCTTGGATGAAGAGCCCTTGTGTTATTCACAGCTCATGACTTTCTCCACAGCGATCTCAGAAGAAAATGATTTCTTTGATGAGCTTGAAGAACTACCCACATATTCATCATTCATAAGTTTCATGAGGAGCAATTTCTCCGAGGAAAGTATCCATGCTGTACCTTCGTGA